A region from the Triticum aestivum cultivar Chinese Spring chromosome 3D, IWGSC CS RefSeq v2.1, whole genome shotgun sequence genome encodes:
- the LOC123077134 gene encoding E3 ubiquitin-protein ligase PRT6, whose amino-acid sequence MAGIDDAAAQLVQKLIICGVPEEQQHQEGLLMYLDERKDKISEITRAILSAGTDLLECREPSQKNEDDSRSRNACSESLLWLQWMMFGRNPDAMLHDMELSSEDNRAVCGTVWGKNVLAYRCRTCESDPTCVICVPCFQNGNHKDHDYSILETGGGCCDCGDATAWKPQGFCSRHKGVEQIKPLTEELASSVGPVLDELLLFWKERICIPHEKADVCKKRVAEELTIAIADMLLRFCACSDNLLSFVSQRIHESPGLLDALMSAERILHRKIVGKLHELLLKLIAEPAFKYEFAKVFIQYYPVAFSEVIKGGNDYVLEEYPLIPAFSVQIFTVPTLTTRLVREHNLLGTLLECLTALFLSCVGEDGRLQTSKWVNLYDASFRLLEDARYVLRHEEVSMYVASERPDLTSSWVKLLLLVQGMDPQKRLASIHVEDENENLSAPFVLGHYLRIIQNLLMMGAFSSPGQQESTSVTICSGTIKGIERVANQQLAKVGRVSQENSVCNLGTRESSSSSELPSPAACLVRQCLKAIGSWLEQIGEVGMKVNEGSQLVDVADYYEVIGPPIQESDNMVMTGKGGMPHVGNITGKGKMQETSSAPDVQLHSENVIAATLTDHKFLYAHPDSGTDELGILNTTGWHHVVFDVSSQATSFHIPLHRMLSLLLREAMNKCFGEDAKTEECSVVRSNEFFSQVLGGCEPYGFASVVMEHPLRVRVFCAQVRAGMWRKNGDAAILSAEWYRSVQWFEQGLESDLFLLQCCGALSSPEFFVRTIQERFGLSDYTSLDLTEHNEYEPVLIQEMLTLIVQLVKERRFCGRSAADNLKRELIYKLAVGDATHSQIVRSLPRDLLSSEQFQDVLDSVAVYSDPSGNKKGKYVLREAFWKELDLYHPRWSSRELQIAKERYYRFCKVSALGAQLPQWTHIFSPLCSISKIATSKSVLQIVRAVLFYAVYTDASSVSRAPDSVLVTGLHLLSLALDICESGSQISADQYGMDLLQHDDESWVVLSSDAEEAFPILTYSTELVSPESDKLKKDSMLTLLVSLMHKEKNDNTFSGCNIPSLVVSLLKRFAKLSKQCMSAVRQMAPQVLPSIPDHASAKQNLGSPDLTGKRQCKAAIMAKMGEEQSKRAESMKSSGNEGRDVPTFEPDAPKSTAVETRSVCSLCQDSGSKSPLCCLIRLQTAMETMMADTVEDGRTPSSIAEFASKVLSHLSSTSSSKSSAVQVLEDKLEVERRGAAALREEMGALRKQAEKADAVIAKTQQEMEEVRKKQAETDQILQLLLCRSQGNPAS is encoded by the exons ATGGCCGGGATCGACGACGCCGCCGCGCAGCTGGTGCAG AAGCTGATAATCTGTGGAGTTCCAGAAGAGCAGCAACATCAAGAAGGCTTGCTCATGTATTTGGATGAGCGCAAGGATAAGATTTCTGAGATCACGAGGGCCATCTTGTCAGCGGGCACTGATTTACTGGAGTGCCGTGAGCCATCACAGAAGAATGAAGACGACAGCAGAAGCAGGAATGCATGCAGTGAGAGCCTCTTGTGGTTGCAGTGGATGATGTTCGGCAGAAACCCAGATGCAATGCTTCATGACATGGAGCTTAGCTCTGAGGATAACCGTGCTGTCTGCGGGACTGTCTGGGGGAAGAATGTCCTTGCTTACCGCTGCCGGACCTGCGAGAGTGACCCCACATGCGTGATTTGTGTTCCGTGCTTCCAGAATGGTAATCACAAGGATCATGATTACTCCATCCTTGAAACAGGTGGTGGGTGTTGTGATTGTGGGGATGCTACTGCTTGGAAGCCTCAAGGGTTCTGCTCGAGGCACAAGGGGGTCGAACAGATTAAGCCTCTTACCGAGGAACTTGCGAGTTCCGTAGGGCCTGTGTTGGACGAGCTCTTGCTGTTCTGGAAGGAGAGGATTTGCATTCCTCATGAAAAGGCTGACGTTTGCAAGAAGAGGGTTGCCGAAGAGTTGACGATTGCTATTGCTGACATGCTGCTTCGCTTCTGCGCATGTAGTGACAACCTTCTAAGTTTTGTGTCCCAAAGGATCCATGAGTCCCCTGGTCTCTTGGATGCATTGATGAGCGCAGAAAGGATACTGCACAGGAAGATTGTGGGAAAATTGCATGAGTTGCTTTTGAAGCTTATCGCTGAACCGGCTTTTAAGTATGAGTTTGCCAAAGTTTTCATACAGTACTACCCTGTTGCATTTTCTGAAGTTATTAAAGGGGGCAACGACTATGTGCTGGAGGAGTATCCACTGATACCAGCCTTTTCTGTCCAAATATTTACCGTGCCTACGCTGACTACAAGGCTTGTGCGCGAGCACAATTTGTTGGGTACTCTTCTTGAATGTTTGACAGCTCTGTTTCTTTCTTGTGTTGGTGAGGATGGCCGTTTACAG ACGAGCAAATGGGTAAATTTATACGATGCTTCTTTTAGATTATTGGAAGATGCACGCTATGTCCTGAGACATGAGGAGGTTTCCATGTATGTTGCTTCTGAGAGGCCTGATCTAACAAGTTCATGGGTTAAGCTGTTGTTACTTGTGCAAGGAATGGATCCTCAGAAGAGACTGGCGAGTATTCATGTTGAAGATGAGAATGAGAATCTATCTGCGCCTTTCGTGCTAGGACACTATCTTCGGATCATTCAGAATCTTTTGATGATGGGAGCATTTTCTTCTCCTGGGCAACAAGAATCAACAAGTGTTACTATATGCTCCGGTACGATAAAAGGCATCGAAAGGGTTGCGAACCAGCAGCTTGCAAAAGTTGGAAGGGTCTCCCAGGAGAACTCGGTATGCAATTTAGGTACCAGAGAGAGTTCTTCGAGCAGTGAGTTACCATCACCTGCTGCCTGCTTAGTTCGTCAGTGCTTGAAAGCTATTGGTAGCTGGCTGGAACAGATTGGTGAGGTGGGGATGAAGGTAAATGAAGGATCCCAACTAGTCGATGTTGCAGATTATTATGAAGTAATTGGTCCTCCTATTCAAGAGTCCGACAACATGGTGATGACAGGTAAAGGGGGGATGCCTCACGTTGGTAACATCACAGGAAAGGGAAAGATGCAAGAAACTAGCAGCGCACCAGATGTACAATTGCACTCTGAAAATGTCATTGCCGCTACTCTGACTGATCACAAGTTTTTATATGCTCACCCAGATTCAGGAACTGATGAACTAGGTATACTCAACACAACAGGCTGGCATCATGTTGTCTTTGATGTCAGTTCACAAGCCACATCTTTTCATATCCCTTTACACCGTATGCTTTCGTTACTATTGCGGGAAGCAATGAATAAATGTTTCGGAGAGGATGCCAAAACAGAGGAATGTTCAGTTGTGCGGTCCAATGAGTTCTTCTCTCAGGTACTTGGAGGTTGTGAGCCTTATGGGTTTGCTTCAGTTGTGATGGAGCATCCCTTAAGAGTCAGAGTATTTTGCGCACAAGTGCGTGCTGGAATGTGGCGTAAGAATGGTGATGCAGCTATACTAAGTGCTGAGTGGTACCGCTCTGTGCAATG GTTTGAACAGGGCTTGGAGTCGGATTTGTTTCTGCTTCAATGCTGTGGCGCATTATCTTCTCCAGAGTTCTTTGTGAGGACCATTCAAGAAAGATTTGGTTTGTCAGATTATACATCTCTGGATCTCACTGAACACAATGA GTATGAGCCGGTTCTTATACAAGAGATGCTAACCTTGATTGTGCAACTAGTCAAAGAACGCAGATTTTGTGGGCGTTCCGCAGCAGACAACTTGAAGAGAGAATTGATTTATAAATTGGCTGTTGGAGATGCCACCCATAGCCAGATTGTGAGGTCTCTTCCCCGTGACCTTTTGTCAAGCGAACAATTTCAAGATGTTCTAGATTCAGTCGCAGTTTATTCTGATCCATCTGGAAATAAAAAG GGCAAGTATGTGCTTCGCGAAGCATTCTGGAAGGAACTGGACTTGTATCATCCGCGCTGGAGTTCCAGGGAATTGCAGATTGCTAAGGAGAGATATTACCGTTTTTGCAAAGTTTCTGCTCTTGGTGCTCAACTACCTCAATGGACTCATATTTTTAGCCCTCTGTGCAGTATTTCTAAGATTGCCACCTCCAAATCTGTCCTTCAAATTGTTCGTGCTGTTCTCTTCTATGCTGTTTACACCGACGCATCATCGGTATCGCGTGCCCCTGACAGCGTTCTTGTGACTGGTCTGCACCTGCTTTCGTTGGCACTTGACATATGTGAATCAGGGAGTCAAATTTCTGCCGACCAGTATGGGATGGACTTACTGCAGCATGATGATGAATCGTGGGTTGTTCTGTCATCGGATGCAGAAGAGGCTTTTCCCATATTGACCTACTCTACAGAACTAGTCTCCCCAGAGTCTGACAAGCTAAAGAAGGATAGCATGCTAACCTTGCTTGTTTCACTGATGCACAAGGAAAAGAATGACAACACCTTTTCTGGATGCAATATTCCATCTCTAGTTGTGAGTTTGTTAAAGAGATTTGCCAAGTTAAGTAAGCAGTGCATGTCTGCAGTAAGACAAATGGCACCACAAGTACTCCCATCCATTCCAGATCATGCCAGCGCCAAACAGAATTTAGGATCTCCTGATTTGACTGGAAAACGCCAATGCAAAGCTGCAATCATG GCAAAAATGGGAGAAGAGCAGTCAAAACGTGCTGAAAGTATGAAGTCCTCAGGAAATGAAGGGCGTGATGTTCCAACATTTGAGCCAGATGCGCCCAAATCAACTGCCGTTGAGACACGATCAGTTTGTTCTCTGTGCCAGGATTCGGGTTCCAAAAGTCCACTCTGCTGTTTGATTCGTCTTCAG ACTGCCATGGAAACTATGATGGCAGACACTGTTGAAGATGGTCGGACCCCAAGTTCAATTGCGGAGTTCGCTTCCAAGGTACTCTCCCATCTCAGCTCCACAAGCTCGTCGAAGTCATCAGCTGTTCAAGTTCTCGAGGATAAACTCGAGGTGGAAAGACGGGGTGCGGCTGCGCTCCGAGAAGAAATGGGCGCCTTGAGGAAGCAAGCAGAAAAGGCCGATGCGGTCATCGCGAAAACCCAACAAGAGATGGAGGAAGTCAGGAAGAAGCAAGCCGAGACCGACCAGATTCTTCAGCTTCTCCTGTGCAGATCTCAGGGTAACCCCGCTTCTTAG
- the LOC123077135 gene encoding receptor-like protein kinase FERONIA produces MTMAFPTLPVTLACLTLLALLLIAMAADNDSMASGLVLLNCGASGQGGDDIGRTWDGDTGSKFAPLLEGVAANASHEDPSLPSRVPYMTARIFTSNYTYSFPVSAGRMFLRLYFYPVAYGNYAFSNAFFGVTTPDLVLLNDFNASQIAEASSAYLVCEFSVNVSSGSLDLTFAPSAHQNGSYAFVNGIEIVPTPDIFTAADTRYVGDNLSPFSFDTETSLQTMHRLNIGGEAISRFDDSGFYRSWASDLPYLSGGSGVTFSRDFNLTIRYTPTVLDYIAPIDVYKTARSMGPNAQDNGKYNLTWILPVDAGFSYLLRLHFCEIKYPFTKVNQRVFFIYINNQTAAQQMDVIVLSGGIGRASYTDYVIMAVGSGQVNMSVALHPDLSSKPEYSDAILNGLEVFKLQSYGSPNSLAGLNPPLLQKPGADLNRQSSGARKFKGYIVAIGGTTGGISFMVIVLFSAIVICRRKKVAKNFFKTDHGHHPTERKKSTCDLVRHFSLAEIQLVTKDFDEAFIIGRGGFGNVYSGEIDGRTKVAIKRFNHKSQQGFHEFQTEIEMLCNFRHRHLVSLIGYCEEKNEMILVYDYMAHGTLREHLYNTRNPALPWQQRLEICIGAARGLHYLHTGAEQGIIHRDVKTTNILLDDRLMAKVSDFGLSKASPDIDNSHMSTVVKGTFGYLDPEYFRLQRLTKKSDVYSFGVVLFETLCARPVINTKLPEEQVSLRDWALSCRKEGVLKEIVDPRVKEEITPECFRIFAEIAEKCVADRSIDRPSMGDVLWNLEVALQLQDSASYNSRCAEGASSLQITPVDSDRPSTNSTISVAAQEAIFSDIAHPEG; encoded by the coding sequence ATGACAATGGCGTTCCCAACCCTTCCAGTTACCCTTGCATGCCTCACACTGTTAGCTCTCTTGTTGATTGCCATGGCGGCTGATAACGACTCCATGGCCTCTGGCCTCGTCCTCCTTAATTGCGGAGCATCAGGCCAAGGCGGTGATGATATTGGTCGTACTTGGGACGGGGACACCGGCTCCAAGTTCGCACCATTACTGGAAGGAGTTGCAGCTAATGCTTCACACGAAGACCCTTCACTCCCCTCTAGGGTCCCTTATATGACTGCACGCATCTTCACTTCCAATTACACCTATTCCTTCCCTGTCAGTGCAGGCCGCATGTTCTTACGCCTCTACTTCTATCCGGTTGCTTACGGAAACTATGCTTTCTCCAATGCCTTCTTCGGTGTCACGACACCGGATCTTGTCCTCTTAAATGACTTCAATGCTTCACAAATAGCTGAGGCAAGTTCTGCCTACCTTGTCTGTGAATTCTCGGTGAATGTTTCTTCAGGCAGCTTGGACCTCACCTTTGCCCCATCAGCACATCAGAATGGTTCTTATGCATTTGTCAATGGCATCGAGATTGTCCCCACGCCTGACATCTTCACAGCAGCTGACACAAGATATGTTGGCGATAATTTATCTCCATTCTCATTCGATACTGAAACAAGCCTCCAGACTATGCACCGGCTCAATATCGGGGGCGAAGCCATTTCCCGGTTTGATGACTCGGGCTTTTACCGCTCATGGGCCAGTGATTTACCTTACTTATCTGGTGGCTCTGGGGTGACCTTCTCCAGAGATTTCAATTTGACTATCAGGTATACACCCACAGTGCTGGATTATATTGCTCCAATAGACGTCTATAAAACAGCTCGGTCAATGGGGCCAAATGCACAGGACAACGGGAAGTACAACCTTACATGGATTTTACCGGTTGATGCGGGGTTCTCTTACCTCCTAAGGCTCCATTTCTGCGAGATTAAGTATCCTTTTACCAAGGTGAATCAGAGGGTGTTCTTCATATACATCAACAACCAGACAGCGGCACAGCAAATGGATGTCATCGTCTTGAGCGGAGGAATCGGTAGAGCATCATACACAGACTATGTTATCATGGCTGTTGGTTCCGGTCAGGTGAACATGTCGGTTGCACTTCACCCTGATCTTTCAAGTAAACCAGAGTATTCCGATGCAATACTGAATGGTCTTGAGGTATTCAAGCTACAGAGTTACGGATCACCGAACAGTCTTGCTGGGCTCAATCCTCCACTTCTGCAAAagcctggtgcggatcttaatagGCAATCTAGCGGTGCAAGAAAATTCAAAGGTTACATCGTAGCCATCGGTGGAACTACTGGCGGTATTTCTTTCATGGTGATTGTCCTTTTCAGCGCGATTGTTATCTGCAGACGGAAGAAGGTAGCGAAGAATTTTTTCAAGACCGACCATGGACATCATCCCACTGAACGCAAAAAGTCTACATGCGATCTCGTCCGTCATTTCTCACTTGCAGAAATTCAACTTGTCACCAAAGACTTTGATGAAGCATTTATCATCGGCAGAGGTGGTTTTGGGAATGTCTACAGTGGCGAGATCGACGGAAGGACAAAAGTGGCAATCAAGCGATTCAACCACAAATCCCAACAAGGTTTTCATGAGTTCCAGACTGAAATCGAGATGTTGTGCAATTTCCGCCATCGCCACCTTGTGTCTTTGATTGGCTACTGCGAGGAGAAGAATGAGATGATTCTGGTGTATGACTACATGGCTCATGGTACACTGCGTGAGCATCTGTACAACACCAGGAACCCAGCACTGCCGTGGCAGCAGCGCCTTGAGATTTGCATCGGTGCAGCCCGAGGACTGCATTACCTCCACACCGGCGCTGAGCAAGGAATCATCCACCGTGACGTTAAGACCACCAACATCCTACTGGATGATAGGTTAATGGCAAAGGTTTCCGACTTCGGTCTATCTAAGGCTAGTCCAGACATTGACAACAGCCACATGAGCACCGTCGTGAAAGGCACCTTTGGATACCTTGATCCTGAGTACTTCAGACTGCAGCGTCTCACTAAAAAATCAGATGTGTACTCCTTTGGGGTTGTGTTGTTTGAGACCTTGTGTGCGCGCCCTGTGATAAACACCAAGCTTCCGGAGGAGCAAGTGAGCTTGCGTGACTGGGCACTATCTTGCCGGAAGGAAGGTGTACTCAAGGAGATTGTTGACCCCCgtgttaaggaggaaatcacccctGAGTGCTTCAGGATTTTTGCAGAGATAGCAGAGAAATGCGTTGCTGATCGGAGCATAGACAGGCCATCAATGGGTGATGTACTTTGGAACCTTGAGGTGGCACTCCAGCTGCAGGATAGTGCAAGCTACAACAGCAGATGTGCCGAGGGTGCGTCATCTCTTCAGATCACCCCGGTGGATTCAGACAGACCATCGACCAACTCAACAATTAGCGTTGCAGCACAGGAAGCCATATTTTCAGATATTGCACATCCAGAAGGCTGA